In one window of Sardina pilchardus chromosome 23, fSarPil1.1, whole genome shotgun sequence DNA:
- the rs1a gene encoding retinoschisin 1a: protein MRHYCPVDYCNLASVPWASAWSLSSTHSQRKMEQRRSCGVLLVLLLLTEGLIQVHTQEEQEVTKPWTAKACKCDCEGESPTETSGSVAFGSSFPGDCMPECPYHKPMGFEAGSVSPDQISCPNEDQYTGWFSSWTASKARLNSQGFGCAWLSKYQDTNQWLQIDFKDVTVVSGILTQGRCDADEWITKYSVQYRTNESLNWVYYKDQTGNNRVFYGNSDRSSTVQNLLRPPIVARYVRLLPLGWHTRIAIRMELLMCMSKCT from the exons ATGAGGCATTACTGTCCTGTGGATTACTGTAATCTAGCCTCTGTGCCGTGGGCATCAGCGTGGTCTCTCTCGTCCACTCACTCACAACGCAAGATGGAGCAACGCAGGAGCTGTGGCGTTCTCTTGGTGCTTCTGCTGCTCACTGAAG GTCTGATTCAAGTCCACACTCAGGAG GAGCAGGAGGTGACGAAGCCGTGGACGGCGAAAGCCTGCAAGTGCGACTGTGAGGGGGAGTCGCCCACGGAGACGAGTGGCAGCGTTGCGTTCGGCTCCAGCTTCCCAGGTGACTGCAtgccag AGTGTCCCTATCATAAGCCTATGGGCTTTGAGGCCGGGTCCGTGTCTCCAGACCAGATCAGCTGCCCTAACGAGGACCAGTACACCGGCTGGTTCTCCTCCTGGACCGCCAGCAAGGCCAGACTCAACAGCCAGGGCTTTGG GTGCGCATGGCTCTCCAAGTACCAGGACACCAACCAGTGGCTGCAGATCGATTTCAAGGACGTGACGGTGGTGTCTGGCATCCTGACTCAGGGCCGCTGTGATGCGGACGAGTGGATCACCAAGTACAGCGTCCAGTACCGCACCAACGAGAGCCTCAACTGGGTCTACTACAAGGACCAGACCGGCAACAACAGG GTGTTCTACGGGAACTCGGACCGGTCCTCGACGGTGCAGAACCTGCTGCGGCCGCCCATCGTGGCGCGCTACGTCCGCCTGCTGCCCCTGGGCTGGCACACACGCATCGCCATCCGCATGGAGCTCCTGATGTGCATGAGCAAGTGCACTTGA